A genomic segment from Lignipirellula cremea encodes:
- a CDS encoding c-type cytochrome, which translates to MTVLGFVRSSLVRYGCLAFALLAAGGAVEAAHPLVPGFERFYWSDDSDAQAGGRLLLTELNCTSCHAPAKGDLSPKPAPLLHQVSGRVRPEWLQAFLADPQGVKPGATMPNLFAGLPAEEKQHRIDALTQYLFSLGPGKPEQTLAAIGSRERGEHTFHTVGCVACHNPRTAGAPQLPTSVPLGDLEAKYTLPSLASFLREPHRVRPGGRMPSLNLSSSDASDIAAYLLPRIPEQAGLAYAYYEGSWTNLPDFDGLTPVAAGAAEKIDVSLKKRGDRFALRFEGSLTVDAPGNYRFWTKSDDGSRLLVDGKIIVNNDGVHAPAEKTGEVKLEPGRHLVVVEYFENAGGEELAADFQPPGGKRQPLHAALSAPQPTAEELPPITFTAQPELVAEGRRLFQTTGCASCHQQQETPDAAALVSQLTAPALVDLDAAKGCLATTAVKGVPSWSLSDRQRTALATAVQEATPAAAELLPQQKIAVAMTRFNCYACHARDKIGGIEQERLEYFTTTQPEMGTEGSIPPGLDLVGGKLTRKWLDSILAHGAKDRPYMLTQMPNFGAANVGQLAPVLEKLDVMEPLPELAVAPDEARKAGRSMVGEKGFGCIKCHTFGPFKATGVQSIDMTVMHERLREDWFRRYLAEPQQFRRGTRMPSAWPPPPNPSLLADILGGDSELQILSVWKYLADGKRARTPLGLYNNTNELLPLGEAVIYRNFIEGVSPRGIAVGYPEETHIAWDADQLALRLMWKGAFIDANRHWSGRGQGFQPPLGQEVIKLPPGPALAILATPETAWPLGELKPQGYQFQGYSLSDDQRPTFLYKVNGIEVAEFPNPEQTPAGSQLVRTLTCTAEHPPQHVYFRAATGQIEALDDGSYRIGEGLTTRITAPGKPILRESKGSQELLLPVEFQNGKAVIVQTFSW; encoded by the coding sequence GTGACAGTTCTTGGATTTGTGCGTTCCAGCCTGGTGCGCTATGGATGTCTGGCATTCGCATTGCTGGCCGCAGGCGGCGCGGTAGAGGCGGCCCATCCTCTTGTGCCGGGGTTTGAGCGGTTCTACTGGTCCGACGACAGCGACGCCCAGGCCGGCGGCCGCTTGCTGCTGACCGAACTTAACTGCACCAGCTGCCATGCACCGGCGAAGGGCGACTTGTCGCCGAAGCCGGCTCCTTTGCTCCACCAGGTTTCCGGCCGCGTCCGGCCCGAATGGCTGCAGGCGTTCCTCGCCGATCCGCAAGGGGTGAAGCCGGGCGCGACCATGCCGAACCTGTTCGCCGGTCTGCCGGCGGAAGAGAAGCAGCATCGCATCGACGCCCTTACGCAGTATCTGTTCTCGCTGGGACCCGGCAAGCCGGAACAAACCCTGGCCGCCATCGGCTCGCGGGAGCGGGGCGAGCATACCTTTCATACGGTCGGCTGCGTCGCCTGTCACAATCCCCGCACGGCCGGCGCCCCGCAATTGCCGACCTCCGTTCCGCTGGGCGATCTCGAAGCCAAATACACCCTGCCCAGCCTGGCGAGCTTCCTTCGCGAACCGCATCGGGTCCGACCGGGCGGCCGCATGCCGAGCCTGAACCTGTCCTCCAGCGACGCCAGTGATATCGCCGCGTACCTGTTGCCCAGGATTCCCGAGCAGGCCGGCCTGGCTTACGCCTATTACGAAGGCAGCTGGACCAATCTGCCCGACTTTGACGGGCTGACCCCCGTCGCCGCAGGCGCCGCGGAGAAGATCGACGTCTCCCTGAAAAAACGGGGCGACCGGTTTGCTCTCCGCTTTGAAGGATCGCTCACCGTCGACGCGCCGGGCAACTACCGGTTCTGGACCAAATCCGACGACGGCTCCCGCTTGCTGGTCGATGGCAAGATCATCGTCAACAACGACGGCGTGCACGCGCCTGCGGAAAAGACCGGCGAGGTCAAACTTGAACCCGGCCGGCATCTGGTGGTGGTCGAGTACTTTGAGAACGCCGGCGGCGAAGAACTGGCGGCCGATTTTCAACCCCCCGGCGGCAAACGGCAACCGCTGCATGCGGCCCTGTCCGCCCCGCAACCAACGGCCGAGGAACTGCCGCCGATCACCTTTACCGCCCAGCCGGAACTGGTCGCCGAGGGACGCAGGCTGTTCCAGACGACCGGTTGCGCCTCGTGCCACCAGCAGCAGGAAACGCCCGACGCAGCCGCGCTCGTGTCGCAGCTCACGGCGCCCGCGCTCGTCGATTTAGATGCGGCCAAGGGCTGCCTGGCGACCACCGCCGTCAAGGGCGTGCCGTCCTGGTCGCTCTCGGACCGTCAGCGCACGGCCCTGGCGACCGCGGTGCAGGAAGCGACACCGGCCGCGGCCGAGCTGTTGCCCCAGCAGAAGATCGCTGTCGCCATGACGCGGTTCAACTGCTACGCCTGCCATGCCCGCGACAAGATCGGCGGCATCGAACAGGAACGGCTGGAATACTTCACCACCACCCAGCCGGAAATGGGAACCGAAGGCTCCATCCCGCCGGGACTGGATCTGGTCGGCGGCAAGCTCACGCGGAAATGGTTGGACTCCATCCTGGCGCACGGGGCGAAGGATCGTCCTTACATGCTCACGCAGATGCCCAATTTTGGCGCCGCCAACGTGGGCCAGCTGGCTCCGGTGCTGGAAAAACTCGACGTCATGGAGCCGCTGCCGGAACTGGCCGTCGCGCCCGACGAAGCTCGCAAAGCGGGCCGGAGCATGGTCGGCGAAAAAGGCTTTGGCTGCATTAAATGCCATACGTTCGGCCCGTTCAAAGCGACCGGCGTGCAGTCGATTGATATGACCGTCATGCACGAACGCCTGCGGGAAGACTGGTTCCGCCGGTACCTGGCGGAGCCGCAACAGTTTCGCCGCGGGACGCGCATGCCTTCGGCGTGGCCGCCGCCGCCGAATCCGAGCCTGCTGGCCGACATTCTGGGCGGCGACAGCGAGCTGCAGATCTTGTCCGTCTGGAAGTACCTCGCCGACGGCAAACGGGCCCGCACGCCGCTTGGGCTGTACAACAACACGAACGAACTTTTGCCGCTGGGCGAGGCGGTGATCTATCGGAACTTCATCGAAGGCGTCTCCCCGCGCGGGATCGCCGTCGGCTACCCAGAAGAAACCCACATCGCCTGGGACGCCGATCAACTGGCGCTGCGGCTGATGTGGAAGGGGGCCTTTATCGATGCCAATCGCCACTGGAGCGGTCGTGGCCAGGGCTTCCAGCCGCCACTGGGACAAGAGGTAATCAAGCTGCCGCCGGGTCCCGCCCTGGCGATCCTGGCCACGCCGGAAACCGCCTGGCCGCTGGGCGAGCTCAAGCCGCAAGGCTACCAGTTCCAGGGCTACTCCCTGAGCGACGACCAGCGTCCGACCTTTCTCTACAAGGTGAACGGGATCGAGGTCGCCGAGTTCCCCAATCCGGAACAAACGCCCGCCGGCAGCCAGCTGGTGCGCACCTTGACCTGTACGGCCGAACATCCGCCGCAGCATGTTTACTTCAGGGCGGCGACCGG
- a CDS encoding RNA polymerase sigma factor yields MSGDQKNASSAGDSSTHSLTSLSLIRWAKKNDPRAWRLLEKLYKPLIAKYSSGKVPRHALADISQEVLLAMWQALPRFRRHPDKPGSFRKWIRTITRSKVINFYRHNQRGLEAKGGTTIQRILVEHPEPEDSCEFAAPAPVCDKADEIATMEFPHWYLIAFQRIVYEGQSGKQVAKDLGQSVDAVYVAKSRVMKRLRREFGEKEPGDQET; encoded by the coding sequence GTGAGCGGCGATCAAAAAAACGCTTCCTCTGCGGGCGATTCCTCTACACATAGTCTGACCTCGCTCAGCCTGATCCGGTGGGCCAAGAAGAACGATCCGCGGGCCTGGAGGCTGTTAGAGAAGCTCTACAAACCGCTGATTGCGAAATATTCCAGCGGCAAGGTGCCCCGGCACGCGCTGGCGGATATCAGCCAGGAGGTGCTGCTGGCGATGTGGCAGGCATTGCCTCGCTTTCGACGCCATCCCGACAAACCGGGCAGTTTTCGCAAATGGATTCGCACCATTACGCGCAGCAAGGTCATTAATTTCTATCGGCACAATCAGCGCGGTCTGGAAGCCAAGGGCGGAACGACGATCCAGCGAATCCTGGTAGAACATCCGGAACCTGAAGATTCCTGCGAATTTGCCGCGCCTGCCCCCGTTTGCGACAAGGCCGACGAGATCGCGACGATGGAGTTCCCTCACTGGTATCTGATTGCCTTTCAGCGAATCGTCTACGAAGGCCAAAGCGGGAAACAGGTTGCCAAGGACCTGGGACAATCGGTCGATGCGGTTTACGTCGCCAAAAGTCGCGTCATGAAACGCCTCCGCCGGGAGTTTGGCGAAAAAGAGCCTGGCGACCAGGAAACGTAA